A genomic region of Brevibacillus sp. JNUCC-41 contains the following coding sequences:
- the trpB gene encoding tryptophan synthase subunit beta produces MNTYTQPDKTGHFGAYGGRFVPETLMAAITELEEVYEQSKNDPEFQRQLNYYLKQYIGRETPLYFAENLTRLAGGADIYLKREDLNHTGAHKINNTIGQALLTQKMGKKKVIAETGAGQHGVATATVCALLKLECIIFMGEEDIRRQKLNVFRMELLGAKVISVSQGSRTLKDAVNEALRYWVANVDDTHYIMGSVLGPHPFPVIVRDFQSVIGNETKRQYSEAVHSLPDAVVACIGGGSNAMGMFYPFIEDETVKLYGVEAAGHGLETPLHASSLTKGKPGVLHGAFMYVLQNEDGQIQEAHSISAGLDYPGVGPEHSYLKDTNRVEYTSVTDDEALEALAMLSREEGIIPALESSHAISYGLKLAKEMEKGTGLVICLSGRGDKDVETVQSLMGGSEHE; encoded by the coding sequence ATGAACACTTATACACAGCCTGATAAAACTGGACATTTTGGAGCATATGGAGGCCGTTTCGTTCCGGAAACTTTAATGGCGGCGATTACGGAGCTTGAAGAAGTATATGAACAATCTAAAAATGATCCTGAATTCCAAAGGCAGCTAAATTATTACCTGAAACAATATATCGGACGGGAAACACCACTTTATTTTGCGGAGAACTTGACACGGCTTGCTGGAGGTGCAGATATTTATCTGAAGCGAGAAGACTTGAATCATACCGGAGCCCACAAAATAAACAATACGATCGGTCAGGCTTTGCTGACTCAGAAAATGGGCAAGAAAAAGGTGATTGCCGAAACGGGTGCAGGACAGCATGGGGTTGCAACGGCGACTGTGTGTGCTTTGCTGAAGCTGGAATGCATCATCTTTATGGGAGAAGAAGATATCAGGAGACAGAAATTGAATGTATTCAGGATGGAGCTTTTGGGAGCCAAGGTCATATCTGTATCACAAGGTAGCCGGACACTGAAGGATGCAGTGAATGAGGCGTTACGATATTGGGTGGCGAATGTGGATGACACCCACTATATAATGGGATCGGTTCTTGGTCCGCATCCATTCCCCGTTATTGTACGTGATTTTCAAAGCGTGATAGGAAATGAAACAAAGCGTCAATATTCGGAAGCGGTTCATTCCCTACCGGATGCAGTAGTCGCTTGCATAGGCGGAGGAAGTAATGCAATGGGAATGTTCTATCCCTTCATTGAGGATGAAACGGTAAAATTATACGGAGTGGAAGCGGCAGGGCATGGACTTGAAACACCATTACACGCTTCAAGTTTGACTAAGGGGAAACCTGGGGTGCTCCACGGGGCATTCATGTATGTACTGCAGAACGAGGACGGTCAGATCCAGGAGGCGCATTCAATTTCAGCAGGTTTGGATTATCCAGGGGTAGGGCCTGAACATAGTTACTTAAAAGATACAAATCGGGTTGAATATACTTCAGTAACCGATGATGAAGCCTTGGAAGCTTTAGCGATGCTTTCCAGGGAGGAAGGGATCATCCCAGCTTTAGAAAGTTCACATGCCATTTCCTACGGTTTAAAGCTTGCTAAAGAAATGGAAAAAGGAACAGGACTGGTGATTTGCCTGTCCGGCCGTGGTGATAAGGATGTTGAAACGGTCCAATCATTGATGGGGGGTAGTGAACATGAATAA
- the trpA gene encoding tryptophan synthase subunit alpha produces the protein MNKLTNALEECQTKKEKAFIPYIMAGDGGLERLKSQLLFLENSGATAVELGIPFSDPVADGPVIQQAGIRSLENGTTLKDVLKKVMEIKSEVTIPIILMGYTNSILAYGLKEFTNDCLHAGISGCIIPDLPIEEEAIFSSIKTAGIVLIRLVTLTSSKERITEITAGAEGFIYAVTVKGITGARDAFGEELGGYLKKVKEISPVPVLAGFGISTPDHVRDAVQYCDGVIVGSKIIECLETGKEDQIGDLIQASKGVAQK, from the coding sequence ATGAATAAATTAACAAATGCGCTTGAAGAATGTCAAACAAAGAAGGAAAAAGCATTCATCCCTTATATAATGGCAGGGGATGGAGGTCTTGAACGGTTAAAGAGCCAGCTTCTTTTCCTTGAAAACAGCGGTGCGACTGCCGTCGAACTAGGTATACCATTCTCTGACCCTGTCGCTGACGGACCGGTTATCCAACAAGCAGGCATCAGATCTTTGGAAAATGGAACAACTTTAAAAGATGTCCTGAAAAAAGTAATGGAAATCAAAAGTGAAGTGACCATCCCAATTATTTTAATGGGATATACGAATTCTATCCTGGCATATGGACTTAAAGAGTTTACGAATGACTGTCTCCATGCAGGGATTTCCGGGTGCATCATCCCCGATTTACCGATTGAAGAGGAAGCCATCTTTTCATCAATCAAAACTGCAGGGATCGTTCTTATCCGACTTGTGACACTCACGTCTTCGAAAGAACGTATCACTGAGATTACTGCAGGGGCGGAGGGATTCATCTACGCGGTTACTGTCAAAGGCATTACGGGTGCCCGTGACGCCTTTGGGGAAGAACTTGGAGGCTATTTGAAGAAGGTAAAAGAGATAAGTCCGGTTCCCGTTCTTGCTGGGTTCGGCATATCGACGCCAGATCATGTCCGTGATGCAGTACAATACTGCGATGGTGTCATTGTCGGCAGCAAGATCATCGAATGCTTGGAAACTGGTAAGGAAGATCAAATTGGTGATTTGATACAAGCAAGCAAAGGAGTAGCGCAGAAATAA